atgtatgtatataaatatataaactcactaacataaatttatatatatacaatatataaactaacatacatttttatatatataaaatatattaactcagtaacatacattatatataaaaaatatatatttatatatataaaatataggccaggtacagtggctcatgcctgtaatcctagcactttgggaggccaaggcaggtggatcacctgaagtcaagagttcgacaccagcctggccaacatggtaaaaccctgtctctactaaaaatacaaaaattagccaggcatagtggtacacatCTGCAATCCCTGCTACTtagggagctgaggcagaagaatcgcttgaacctgtgagatggaggttgcagtgagccaagatcgcaccactgcactagcctgggcgacagagcaagactgtctcaaaaaaaaaaattatatatataatataaatttatgttagtttatatatattatatatatatatataaacataaactCACTAACGTAAGTTTAAGACTTACGTAAGTAGCAGTATTATCACCAACGAGGTTTATCTGAGGCACAGTTCTCGCTCACTGAAACATCCCAATACCCAGCCATGAAAACTCTCAATATAGTCGGCACTGGCAACTTTTGACAGTCTCTATGGAGactgaatatttaaaagaagagaagcaaatCCAGTCTCAGCTGGAAAAGTGATCCTACTTGAGGAAAGGCTGGCATAAGGGCCTTTTGAGAAGTTTGACTGTGGAAAGTAAGAAAACAGGAGATTGCATGGAGgagaaagacaattttatttttagagtaagAGTAGCCCAACAGTGATTGCTGATAAAAAGGGAAGCCTCCTAGGGGAGATGGAAATCAATCAATGAGAGAGTGAAGGAATGaaagaagcctttttttttttttttttttttgagacagggtatttgtcacccaggctggagtgcagtgtgcagtggcacaatcatagctcactgcagcctcaacctcctgggctcaagagatcctccagccacagcctcccaagtagctgtgatggCAGCAGCAGAGGCCCATCTGGAGCAGCCAGCTTCAACCACTTCATGCCAGCTGCAGCAGTGGAGGTGCAGCCGGGGCTGCGTGCTCTGTGGAGTCAGCAGGGGCCAGAAACAGGTGATACCAGCAGGAGCCCCACACCCTACCAAGTTGGCAAGGCATGGAGCCCTCActcctgggcacagctgcagccGCCCAGCCATGGTTCCAGAGTCgggcatccctgtgctcttgAGGGCCCAGAAAGCCCCTGGCCctgcaggctcagaagtgcctgctcccactccccggcctctccccactcctggcGCCCACTCCAGTGCAGAGCAAAGTTGTGGCTAAGCCCCACCACTGTTGTGACCCAGCTTGGTGTGCGTGCACTTGGGGTGACACTGACACACCAATCCCTGCTGCCTCAGCACCCCCCCGCCAGACTTTGGGCACCAATAAGCTTGGGATGGAGGCCAAGGGACTGAGGGTGGCTTGGTGCAGGCCTGCAGGCACCTCAGCCCAGGAAACCTGGGCACCAGCAGACGGCATGTTAATAGTGCCAGGAGGCAGGCAGGTTCCTAGGCAGAAGGGGCAGATCCCCattgaaaccccaccttcaagccaggggtGGCCTGAAGCCTGAAGGTGGGGCTGTTCCAGGTGGAGTCCAGGACAGGAGTAAGAACTTCATTGATGCCTTCCAGCCAATTGGATGGTActttttccaggcccacccatggccacccatgggccaaccagcatgcacttcctccatTCTGAGCACAtgaaaaccccagactcagccagccTCAGACACTCCACAggacctgcctgcagaaaggagctacccacttcaggCCTCCcgagagctgttctgtcactcagtaaAGCTCTTTCCTGCTTGCTTACCCTCCAGTTATCCACATaatctcattcttcctggatgcgaAACAAGAACTTGGGACCCGCCAAACAGCGGGAGTGAAAGGAGCTGTAACATATTCCTGGCCAGCTCAGCTGAGCTGCGAGTGGTAACACACTCCCAGACTGCAGGAGTGAAGAGTGGGGACCCTTCTGGGGAACCACCCTCCACCAGCGGGTAGCTGCGCCACATGACAGGAAGCAGTGGCGGGGCCCAGCCAGCCCAGGAGCCACGGGCCAGAGCCGGGCCGCACAGGGCGGTAGGACTGAAAAAGCTGTAACATACATGGACTGAAACACGCCCCCGCCCCCAACATGCCCCGCCCCTGCTCCTCGGGAGGTGAAAAGCAGCAGCCCTTTTTGGGACCCAGACCTCGGGGCTCCCCAAGCCAGGGCGGTGACACACTGTAACACCCTCTatggggctctgtggttcctggtgtCTCTGAGCTTTCGGCCACCACTGTGTTCCCCTTGTCCAGATGCTGGTGCCCAGAGCAGAAGCCACTTGCGGTATGTCTGGTCCAGCTGCTGCCTTGCACAGAGCCAAAGCCTGTGCCGGCGCCTGGAGCTGCCCGTGCCGGGGCTTGGAGCTGCCCACCCGCTGCAGCAGCCAGCATATCTGGCTGTGTGTAGTGGTCGGACCCTgtgctcactcacacacccctcacgGCTCCACACCTGGCACGCCTTTGGCAGGCGTGGTATCCGGGCCCGTAGTGCGAGCTGAGCTCAGCCTCCAGACTGAGCGGGCAGAACGAGCCCAGCAGGCACAAGCAAAAGTCAAGCACAGGCGCTCCTAGCCACAGAGGTTTCCGCATGGCAAAGTGACACCCTAAGGTTCTTGTgacagctgggactataggcgcacccactacacccagctaatttcttaaaacatttttggccaggctcggtggctcatgcctgtaaccccagcactttgggaggctgaggagggcagatcacctgaggtcgggagttcaagaccagcctgatcaacatggagaaacccggtctctactaaaaatacaaaaatcagccaggtgtggtggcacatacctgtaatcccagctacttgggaggctgaggcagaagaatcacttgaacccgggagatggaggttgtggtgagccgagatcgggccattgcactccagcctgggcaacaaaagtgaaactccgtctcaaaaaaaaaaaaaaatttagagatggggtctcactatgttgccaaggctggtctcaaactcctgagcttgaacagtcctcttgccttggtctcccaaagtgttgggattacagatgtgagccaccctgcccagtcaAGAAGCCTAACTAACTGAGCTGCTtctctgtgccaggtgctttcACACATTAATGAAAGTCACTCAAATCTCCCAGTTCTCTGAGAAAaaccttattttttgttttcataataaggaaattgaggctgaggAAGAAAGTGATTTTTCCAAGGCTATAcagaatgacttttaaaaaatgtaaatcaggggccgagagcggtggctcaagcctgtaatcccagcactttgggaggctgagacgggcggatcacgaggtcaggagatcgagaccatcctggctaacacggtgaaaccccgtctctactaaaaaatacaaaaaaactagccgggcgaggtggcgggcacctgtagtcccagctacttgggaggctgaggcaggagaatggtgtgaacctgggaggtggagcttgcagtgagctgagatccggccactgcactccagcctgggcgacagagcgagactccgtctcaaaaaaaaaaaaaaaaaaatgtaaatcaggtagggcacagtggcttgtgcctgtagtcccagctattcttgAGGCttgggcaggaggatcacttgagcccaggaagttgaggctgcagtgagctatgatcacatcactgcactccagcctgggtgacacggtgagaccctgtctctacaagtaAATCAAATCACGTTGCTCCCTTTCAATAGCCTATCATAGCACTTCTAGTACTAGTTGAGAAGACGGAAGCACAGAGAAGATAGCTAACTTGCCCAGTCACAGCCAGGAGCAGATTTGAGCCTAGGCACTGTATCCGGAGGCTGCACTCCTAACCATGAAATCTAAACTCCTTACCTTGGCTCACAAAGTCCTATATGCTCTGGCTCCTGCTTCCTCTCTGGTCTCTTGTTATACCACTCTCCCCAGCTTCCCTGGCCTTTCCTGTGTTCCTAAATTGTCAAGGTCATTTCCCCCAGGTTCTTTGCATgaattgtgaaaagaaaaaaattgacttttaaTTGGTGATTTGgcttttatttgctaaatttgtTAAATTTGGGTTTTATTTGCAACTCTAGAATTGGGCAACATCTCATTCTATAAAACGGAATGAGTGTTCAAATAAGCTGAGCAGAGGAGATTAGTTTTACAGACAGAAAAGGGCtgaggaaagcagaaacagaaaacaaaaagcagattggttgtttcaaagttactttccttgtAACTTTGAAGGCTaaagcagaggggacttccttATCCTGCCAGCTAAAACTGGATGGTTTGGAGATTTAAGTATCTCTCACTCTTCTGATTTATCTGAATATCAGATAAGCAACTTAGTTTCCACTTGGTGATGTGGAactttagcatgagtgactccattttggttttgtCTGTTGGGCTTGGTGCAGGAGCCCTGTCCAAACCAatggctgcctttttttttttttttttctttgagacggagtcttgctctgttgcccaggctagaatgaaGTGGtacaatctgagctcactgcagcctccacttcctgggttcaggcaattctcctgcctcagcctcccgagtaggtgggaccagAGGTGTACACTACCACAGtgggctaattttttctattttttgtagagacagggtctccctatgttgcccagaccagtctcgaactcctgggctccaatgaTCCTCCCGCTTTctccttccaaagcgctgggattacaggtgtgggcctccgcgcccagccctgcctcctataaattttatttaacaaactgTTCCCTCTAATTGCAATGCTCCGCCCATAGTTTTCACAAGCTTGGCGTCATGTCACTAATCccaactcaaatgtcaccttctcaggaCACCCCTGACAATCCAATAAAAGACCACCTAGTCACTACCACGTCACACTTTCAATCTTCTAAAGAActttttccctatttttcttgtttgttttcctaaGACTCTCTCCCCTGCAGCGCCATCAGCTCGGGGAGCCACTTGATCTTGGTCACTGCTCTATGCCGGAGCCTAGGAAGCAGCCTGGCCCAGGGTGCCCGTTCAAGAACGCGTGCGGAGTGAATGAACGACTAGTGAAGGAGACTTCAATGACGCAGGCCGGCATTTGCTGAGCGCGAGCCCCGCGCCGCGAAGCATTCTGGGAATCGTAGTTTCTCCGTGCCGCGATGACTCGCAGAGCACAGACGCACTCTGCGCCGGGAGGACAGAGCGGCCCGGTCGCCGGCGTGGTTTCTCCGTCCTGCTGCAGCCGGCGGGAGGCAGCCCGTCCAGGCGCCCGCTAGCTTCGGCGGCGACCCAGACGGGGAAAGCGGAAGGAATGTCGCGTGGTGGGTCCGGGTCGGCGGTGCAGGGAGCCGCGGGGCGGAATGTGGGGTATGCCAGGACCTCCGGAAGGAGGTGCCGGAGCCCAGGAAGCGTTTTCTTCCCCATTTACCGAGTATAGCTCATTTCCCCAGACCCGCTCCCGCTGCTCTGAGTAAGGGGTGCTCATCCCGTTTTACCGGTAGCTTAGCTAGCTTGGAGAAGCTAAGTGGTTTGCTAAGTGGTCTCCCTCCTAGAAGGTGGCAGAGCCTGTCCTAGAACCCGGGCCTGACTCGAGGTCTAGTGATTGCTCTTTGCAGTCGCAGCAGCAACCCCATACCTTTGCTTGATCGCAGATTCGTCAGGCTGCAGCCTGGTGGCTGGTCGTTAGGCCCTGCCCAAGGACTTAGCTCCCAGCCCCGCTCATCACTGGCCTAGTCTAGCTTGCCACGCTCAGTGCCACACTGCACAGCCCTGGACGGGATGCTGAGTGAGGTCGTAAAGAGAGAGCGTTGCACCCCCGTTAACTCAGGGTCTGAAAATAAGGGATAGGTAAGACCTAGTGCACTAATACAATATCGGGGTACGTTGAAATCAAAGGAGAGTACCTTCAGTGGAGTGTGATTCTGGTAGCTTTGTTTCGCCTGTAGTTTAATAAATGTGGAAACAGGTTCAGAGACATTAACTTTTCTAGGTTTACATAATTAGGGGTGGAGTGGGGATTCCAGCCTGGGTTTCTCTACCTTCAAAACCTATGTACCTTATATACTACCGGTTGggtttccccccccccccaattCATTatctagatttattttctttctttttttttctgagagtctcgctctgtcacccaggctggagtgcagtggcacaatcttggctcactgtaacctctgcctcctgggttcaagcgattctcctgcttcagcctcccaagtaacagaTTACAGGTGCtcccatgcccaggtaatttttgtatttttagtggatactgggtttcatcatgttggccaggtgggtcttgaactcctgacctcaggtgatctactccccttggcctcccaaaatcctgggattacaggcgtcagcccctgcgcccagcctcattACCTAAATTTCTACTTACCTAACAGCTGCATGGTATAGACCAATAGTTCCCAGAGTGTGGGCCcctgaccagcagcatcagcatcacctgggaataTGTTCGAAATGACTCTCTCTGGCCTCACCTCAGACCTCCTGAGTCAAACTGGGAGTGGGGCCCAGCAAGCTGAGATAACAGGCCCCTCAGATGATTCTGATACACACTGTATGTATCAGATGATTCTGATAATGTATGAGAACTACTGGTGTCAAGCACCGAGTCTCAAACCTTCACGTGTATCTAATTCACATACGGGGTCATGTTGAAATGCAGAGTCTGTTTCCAGTCAGTGTGGAAGAATGGCAGTGAGCCACTCAGTGAAGGAGTGGATTATCTCAGAACAGGCCTGGGGAGAGACCTGAGATTATGCATTTCTAACCAGTACCCCTCAGCACTTTGGAGTTACCTGGggagctttttttcttcttctttcttttttttctttttttttttttttttttgagatggagtcactccgtcgcccaggctggagtgcagtgacgtgatctcggctcactgcaagctctgcctcccatgtccacgccattctcctgccttagtctccccagtagctgggactacaggtgccgccaccatgcccggctaatttttttgtatttttagtagagatagggtttcaccgtgttagccaggatggtctcgatctgacctcatgatccgcccacctcggcctcccaaagtgctgggattacaggcgtgagccactgcgcccggctggaaACTTTTACAAAATAGGAAATCTGGGCCCACCCCTCTAACCAAATGAATCAGAATCTGGGGTGGGGAAGGTCGAGTTAAAAACTcgccagatgattctaatgtacaCCTGGTGTGAGGTTTGGAGCCAGGCggctatggatttttttttttttttttttttttgagacagagtctctctcatgcaggctggagtgcggtggcatgatcttggctcactgcagcctccacctcccggattcaagcgattctcctgcctcagcctccggagcagctgggattataggtgcacactaccatgcccggctaatttttgtatttttagtagagacagggttttaccatgttggccaggctggtcttgaattcctggcctccggcgatccacccgactcagcctcacaaaatgctgggattacaggtgggagccaccatgcctggcctacggCTACGGATTTGAattccagcaattccacttatttactgtgaccttggtcaagttacCTCTCCTAGccgtattttttgtttttaaaagttattgatttatttaaattaatgtatTAGGAATGATACTGACTTTTGTTGTTGGTCCTAATAATTTATCTTGAATTCTCAATGTAGATAATCATATAATTGACAAACAAGGACAGTGATCTTCCTTTATAATTATTGTTTCTCTaaattctttcccttcccttctttctgtaATCGTTTTTTTGAACGTTGCATTGACCATTACCTACGTTTTACTGTTGATTAGAAGCCATAAAAGGCATCCTTTTCTTGTCCCTGGCTCAATAGAAATGatcatcattttctttattttttgagacagagtcttgctcttgttgtccaggctggagtgcaatggcgcgatcttggctcattgcaatctgcctcccggcttcaagcaattctcctgcctcagcctcctgagtaactgagattacaggcgtgtgccaccacgcccagctaattttttgtatttttagtagaaatggtgtttcaccgtattagccaggctggtctcaaactgagtggatctcgctatgttgcccaagcaggtcagcagaactcttgggctcaagtgaagctcctccctcagtctcctgagtagctggtactacaggtgtatCCCAGTGTGCCTGGCCATCCTAGccatatttttctcattcataaaataagCATAAGTAATCCTTGGCTTGCAAGTTGGTGTGAGGATTCCATGAGACATGTGCGGGAAGTATCTGTGTCCACAGATACAAAAATTGCAGAGGTGGTCTGTGCTGGGAATTTTGTTTGAGAACCTGGTGGAGGTGAGTTGGCAACTGTACCCCCTACCCTGCTATAGCTGCCATCTGTGTGCTCCTGTCCACAGCAAGCAGGCAGCTGGTGTGGAAGAATGGCACTGAGCCATTCAGTGAAGGAGCGGACCATCTCTGAGAACAGCCTGATCATCCTACTGCAGGGCCTCCAGGGCCGGGTAACCACTGTGGACCTGCGGGATGAGAGCGTGGCCCATGGACGCATAGACAATGTCGATGCTTTCATGAACATCCGCCTGGCCAAAGTCACCTACACGGACCGTTGGGGGCATCAGGTCAAGCTGGATGACCTCTTTGTGACAGGCCGCAATGTCCGCTACGTCCACATCCCAGATGACGTGAACATCACCTCGACCATTGAGCAACAGCTGCAGATTATTCATCGGGTGCGGAACTTTGGTGGCAAGGGCCAAGGCCGGTGGGAATTTCCCTCCAAAAACTATAAGTGAGGCCCTCAGCAAGCCCTGGCCCCAACTCGGCTTCCTCCAGTGTTCTCTGGAGCCAGCTCCCTGCCCTCACACCCTGTCTAGAACCCGAGAAGAGAGCAGGGCCAGGCCAGAAGCTGGTGTCCAACAGACACCACCTGTCAAAGCTGCGTTTCACAGGGTTCCACCTCCCAGACTCCCTCTGGGACCCAGAATCCTATCTGTCTGTGGCCTTGGGGTAGGTGACAATCCCCCTTTTTGATGATCTGAATCTCTGACTTATTGATCATGGAACCTGTCAAGTAGTTTTCAACTCTCCCAGTGAGGATAATTAAACATGCTCAGTCTAAGCCACCTCTAACTGTCTCCATTCCTCTTGCAGTTGTGTTCATTTTCTTGTGAAACCCAACTTGAATACAAACAGGTCCATGCCCCAGGCCTTCCCTTCTGTGTGCTGGGCTCCCAGACCGTCCTGTGTAGTCGGGGGCAGACTCAAGcttggctgcacattggaatcacctgtcCCACCCTCAGAGATTCATATTTCGTTGGTATGGGGTATGATCTGAGGGCTGGGAGTTTTTTAATTTCCCAGGCAATTCTAATATGTAGCAATTTGAGAATGGTAGGAGAGTACTTCAGTCTGGGCAGGTGGAAAATGGCTTTTCTACTCAGTCCCTGTTGAAGAGGCTGTTAGTCTCATTGCTGTTTCTTGAAGCAGAGAGATTGGAGTAACCTGGGCCCTCCCCTGGGGTGTGAGAGCTCTGCTAATAGCAGGAATTCCATCTCTGATCTGAGAATTATTGGGTTCTCAGGGTTAGAACCCAAGTCCTTGTAGTAGCTGTCTTGTCATTCTAGGCCTGCCACAGgcaaacaactgtcttagtgaaagtggctcacttgtggtcaggagttcgagaccggcctggccaacatagtgaaaccccgtctctactaaaaataaaaaaataaaaaaaaaattagccgggcgtggtggtgcacacctgtaatcccagctcctcaggaggctgaggtgggagaatcgctcgaattgaaccaggaggtggaggttgcagtgagccaagatcacgccactgcactccagcctgggcaacagagggagactctgtctcaaaaaaaaaaaaaagaaaagaaagaaaatggctttGTCCTGTGGAACCAGAGAGTTTGAACTCATCAGATATCCACAGCACACCTGCCATGTGCCAAGGCCTTCTGCTAAGCACAcatcatctttttgttttgttttgttttcaatagagatgaggtctcactatgttgcccatgctggtcttgaattcctggactcaagccatctcctgcctcagcctccctgagtggtaggattacaggcgtgagcccccaggTCTGGCCAAGCACACATTGTCAAGTGAGATTTGAACCTTTTTATATAGGAGCTTATACCCTAGTGGGGGAGGTggtcaaagaaaacaaagatgaggCTGAACagagtggttcacacctgtaatcccagcattttgggaggctgaggctgatggatcacttgaggccaggagttcctgaccagcctggccaacatggtgaaaccccatctctactaaaaatagaaaaattagccaggcatggtggcgtgtgcctgtaatcccagctacctgggaggctgaggcacgagaattgcttgaacccaagaggcagaggttgcagtgagccaagatcatgccatgtcactccagcctgggcgacagagcaagactgtctcaaaaaaaaaaaaagaaaaaaaaaaagaaaacaaagatgaaatcCAGCTTGAGAACTGCTGTGGCAGAGTTTTGAATAAAGCAGGGCCCCTGACCTTAAGATGCTGTCATTCTTGAGAGAGATTTGAGAGGAATGTTCATGGGGACATTAGCAGCCCGAGGGCACTGCATTCACATTCTGGTTCCGTCTGTCAGGTGTTGTCTGCAGACCACCTCATCAGGACCAACTGGGATATGTGTAGGAAATGCACTTTCCTGGCTCCTCCTTACCCAGACTTGAACCGGAGTCTAGCacccaggaatctgcattcaCATTCACCCATCCACCGTGATTCTTTTGcatactgtatttattttattgcctaCAGGTCTAGAAGCCCCTTAAGTCTGCCCTTTGCCTTTAGGGAGAACTTCTGAGTTTTCCAGCCGCTCTGACAACTGGAGTTAAAAGGACTGACCCCACAAAGTGACTGCTGGAAAGAGAAACCAGAGGGCAGGTGTAGAGGGAAGGCCTTCACTGTGGGAACATCACCATACCCTCGCAAGTGGGGAGAGAGATGAGGAACTGGTGGGAGTCCCACAGCAGCTTCGCTTGCAGACCTCTCCCAcacgtgtgcctgtgtgtgagaAAACGAAGAGGTCTTAGCTGGGGGTTCAGCTTAGGGATGCAGGAAAAGTCGAGCTCTGAGTCTGTGATGACACACCGGAGGCTTCTCCGTCCTCAGCAGAGCAGCAAGGGAAGCAGTAAGGCTAGTGTGGGTGCTGAGAAGAGAGGCCCAAGACATGTTCGTTAAGTGTCGTGTGTCAGACCCCAGTGGCCCTCTGTCATTCCTAGGCAAGGTCTTGGGAAGACATATGAGAATGAGGGGAACCAGGCCCTGCAGAGACACATTTTTGCCAAGCCCCTGGGTTAGAGCACAGCGGAGTCTTCAATCCACAAAGATGGGTCTTTTGTAATCTGGTCTTGGCTTGCTGGAAAAGGCTGTTGGGGCCCAGGAAGGGGCTCACCAGCCTGTGGGAAGCCAGGAACTCCCCAACTGCCACTGGTCAGCCATTCCACAGGTCATTCTTGAGCAGCAGCTAtgtaccaggcacagtggtaGCAACTGGTGAATATCGAAATGAACAAGGGTCTTGCCTCAGGAAGTGAACATTCTAGTGAAGGAAACAGAtaaactaaaaaagtaaaaatatttgcagGTGCCCTGAGAGAAATAAACAGGGCCTTTTGAGAGACAATAACAGGtagttttattttggaaaatgtagtCTGAGGaagtgaaatctttttttttaagacatggggtcttgctctgttgcccaggcaagagagcagtggtgcgatcatggctcactgcagctttgaactcctgggctcaggcctcagccttccaggtggCTGGAactgcaggtacatgccaccacactgtcttaatttcataacttttttttgtttttccctaagAGACGGtatcactatgttgtccaggctggtctcaaacgtctggcttcaagcaatcctcctgccttggccccagtCACTGGAATTAAGGGCTTGAGCCACCCCATCCAGCAGGAAAGTAGTTAAACTGAGAAGGAGGCTGTCATTTAAAAAGCCAGGACAAGGCAGAGGAAACTGcctgtgcaaaggtcctggggtgGGAAAGCTTGGGGATTTGggacaataataataacattgtGGCTAttgagggagagagaggcagatGAGAGTGGAGAAATGGGAGGGGGTGGGGCACATGACACAAGGCATGTGGACAGAGTGTAGTTGGTTCCAGTTTCTGGTGTGTACGAAACAGAACTTGAATTTTCTTTAACTCCCTTGAATTCCTGTATTTTGCCCCACTCAGTCAGAGTGGCAGAAAGTTAATTGCAGTCAATTCACTGTTCCCCCATTTTCCTTGGCATTATGTTGGAATTCTAGGCTCTTCCTTTCAAGGTGCCAAAGCATGGGAAGCATAGTCTGATTTGGTCATCCAGTCACACTGGCATCCACTGAGATGTTCTCATTTGGTTGTGATCTTTTGTCATCAGCCCATGAAGGATGCTGTTCAGTTGCTCCCCACGCCCCCCATCAAAAGACCCCCTCCAAGTGTAACCCATACCCCTCTCAGGTGtgcagagttttgttttgtttttctgctttcccCAGGCCATGTTCGGCCGAGGACATTCTTGGGTCTTAGGTGAGTGAGGTCCTGTTTGTCCAAAATGCAGCACACAGCCATTTCTCCAGAGGGTTTTGTGACTTCCCTGGTGCCCCACCCCGGAAAAGGAGCACAGCTCCTCTCTGCTTCTCAAGCCCTTGGGCCCAGGTGATATTCCCAGTTA
This DNA window, taken from Macaca mulatta isolate MMU2019108-1 chromosome 1, T2T-MMU8v2.0, whole genome shotgun sequence, encodes the following:
- the LSM10 gene encoding U7 snRNA-associated Sm-like protein LSm10; translation: MALSHSVKERTISENSLIILLQGLQGRVTTVDLRDESVAHGRIDNVDAFMNIRLAKVTYTDRWGHQVKLDDLFVTGRNVRYVHIPDDVNITSTIEQQLQIIHRVRNFGGKGQGRWEFPSKNYK